In Halorhabdus rudnickae, the following proteins share a genomic window:
- the tpiA gene encoding triose-phosphate isomerase, with protein sequence MFVLVNLKTYPCDPVEVAQAAKEVSEESGVRIGIAAEDADIAAVADTGVETWAQHVDPIEHGSNTGHTLAETVADAGAAGTLINHSENRLKLADIDGSVRAAERAGLETCICANNPDQIAAVTALGPDSVAVEPPELIGGDVSVASADPDIVTDAVEAAAAVDEDVDVYCGAGISSGDDVDAADDLGASGVLLASGVAKADDPRAVLEDLVAPLS encoded by the coding sequence ATGTTCGTTCTTGTCAACCTTAAAACCTATCCGTGTGATCCGGTTGAAGTCGCGCAAGCCGCCAAAGAAGTAAGCGAAGAGTCGGGCGTACGCATCGGGATCGCCGCGGAGGACGCCGACATCGCCGCCGTTGCCGATACCGGCGTCGAAACGTGGGCTCAACACGTCGACCCGATCGAGCACGGCAGCAACACCGGCCACACCCTGGCCGAGACAGTTGCCGACGCTGGCGCGGCGGGAACGCTGATCAACCACTCGGAGAACCGCCTCAAGCTGGCGGACATCGACGGATCGGTCCGGGCCGCCGAGCGCGCCGGCCTTGAGACCTGCATCTGTGCCAACAACCCCGATCAGATCGCAGCCGTGACGGCCCTCGGTCCGGACTCGGTCGCCGTCGAGCCGCCGGAACTCATCGGCGGAGACGTCTCTGTCGCGAGTGCCGATCCCGACATCGTCACCGACGCCGTCGAGGCAGCGGCGGCGGTCGACGAGGACGTCGACGTCTACTGTGGGGCCGGCATCTCGTCCGGCGACGACGTCGACGCCGCCGACGACCTCGGCGCCAGCGGCGTCCTGCTTGCCAGTGGCGTCGCAAAGGCCGACGACCCGCGCGCTGTTCTCGAAGACCTCGTCGCACCGCTTAGCTGA
- the pan1 gene encoding proteasome-activating nucleotidase Pan1, translating to MTDTVDDVDQPYDEGASQQDKIEALEEQLEVLEQQNEEMRDKLLDANAENNKYQQKLERLNHENKKLKQSPLFVATVQELTDEGVIIKQHGNNQEALTEVTDEMREDLEPDERVAVNNSLSIVKTLDDETDVRARVMQVTQSPGVDYQDIGGLDEQIEEVRETVEMPLKNPGMFDEVGIDPPSGVLLHGPPGTGKTMLAKAVANQTDATFIKMAGSELVHKFIGEGAKLVRDLFELARQHEPAVIFIDEIDAIASKRTDSKTSGDAEVQRTMMQLLSEMDGFDDRGEIRIIAATNRFDMLDRAILRPGRFDRLIEVPKPETNGREQIFRIHTRNMNLSEDIDFERLARESTEASGAEVKAICTEAGMFAIRDDRTEVTEQDFVDAWEKIQAEEEDEEVSKTFA from the coding sequence ATGACGGATACGGTGGATGACGTCGACCAACCGTACGACGAAGGCGCGTCCCAGCAGGACAAAATCGAGGCCCTGGAGGAACAACTCGAGGTTCTCGAACAGCAAAACGAAGAGATGCGAGACAAGTTGCTGGACGCCAATGCCGAGAACAACAAGTATCAACAGAAGCTCGAACGGCTCAACCACGAGAACAAGAAGCTCAAGCAGTCCCCGCTGTTCGTGGCGACCGTTCAGGAACTCACCGACGAGGGAGTGATCATCAAACAGCACGGCAACAACCAAGAAGCCCTCACCGAGGTCACCGACGAGATGCGTGAAGACCTCGAACCCGACGAACGCGTCGCCGTGAACAACTCCCTCTCGATCGTCAAGACCCTCGACGACGAGACAGACGTGCGGGCTCGGGTCATGCAGGTCACCCAGAGCCCAGGTGTCGACTACCAAGACATCGGCGGTCTCGACGAGCAGATCGAGGAGGTCCGCGAGACCGTCGAGATGCCCCTGAAGAACCCGGGGATGTTCGACGAGGTCGGGATCGACCCACCCAGCGGCGTCCTGCTGCACGGCCCGCCGGGGACGGGCAAGACGATGCTGGCCAAAGCGGTCGCCAACCAGACCGACGCCACCTTCATAAAGATGGCTGGCTCCGAGTTGGTCCACAAGTTCATCGGCGAGGGCGCGAAGCTCGTCCGGGATCTGTTCGAACTCGCCCGCCAGCACGAGCCGGCTGTGATCTTCATCGACGAGATCGACGCCATCGCCTCGAAGCGGACGGACTCGAAAACCTCCGGCGATGCCGAAGTCCAGCGGACGATGATGCAGTTGTTGAGCGAGATGGACGGCTTCGACGATCGCGGGGAGATCCGCATCATCGCCGCCACCAACCGCTTTGACATGCTCGATCGCGCCATCCTCCGGCCCGGTCGCTTCGACCGCCTCATCGAAGTGCCAAAGCCCGAAACGAACGGCCGCGAGCAGATCTTCCGGATTCACACCCGCAACATGAACCTTTCGGAGGATATCGACTTCGAGCGGCTGGCACGGGAATCGACCGAGGCCAGCGGGGCCGAGGTCAAGGCGATCTGTACGGAAGCAGGAATGTTCGCCATCCGGGACGATCGCACTGAAGTCACCGAGCAAGACTTCGTCGATGCCTGGGAGAAGATCCAGGCCGAAGAAGAGGACGAGGAAGTCTCGAAGACGTTCGCCTGA
- a CDS encoding LUD domain-containing protein, with amino-acid sequence MSPMQTESPVDRFVASLDGMDVTWTRTDAGRFESAVVDVLEQPAVGVPIPIEGVSLPRDIDTDPDPETVRTATTGVTPATGAVADYGSVLLESGADGEELMSLFPETHVPVLRERDVVDTMAEAFDELGSLLRGDQGDVIVATGPSATSDMGDLVRGVHGPTDVHVVIVEQ; translated from the coding sequence ATGTCACCGATGCAGACCGAGTCGCCCGTCGATCGGTTCGTCGCGTCCCTCGACGGGATGGACGTAACCTGGACGCGGACAGACGCAGGCAGGTTCGAATCGGCCGTCGTCGACGTACTCGAGCAACCGGCTGTCGGCGTCCCGATCCCGATCGAGGGTGTATCGCTTCCGAGGGATATCGATACCGACCCGGATCCGGAGACTGTTCGGACGGCTACTACCGGTGTGACGCCCGCGACTGGTGCCGTCGCCGATTACGGCAGCGTTCTCCTGGAGTCCGGTGCCGACGGTGAGGAACTGATGAGTCTCTTTCCCGAGACCCACGTCCCTGTCCTGAGAGAGCGTGATGTCGTCGATACCATGGCTGAGGCCTTCGACGAACTCGGCTCGCTGCTCCGTGGAGATCAAGGCGACGTGATCGTCGCTACGGGACCGAGCGCCACTTCGGACATGGGCGACCTGGTACGCGGCGTCCACGGGCCGACAGATGTCCACGTCGTCATCGTCGAACAATGA
- a CDS encoding multiprotein bridging factor aMBF1, whose amino-acid sequence MVQCEMCGTETQSPNTIKVEGAELDVCDECTDFGTEVKTGDSASTSTKYSTGSSSSDSSGSSSTTSSGSSGGGGGGSRRDMFDEMDELVQDFDQRIRSARESAGLSQSELADQLNEKASLIRKLEHGDHLPSDEVQRKLETELDIDLTEGAGEGDTEWEGGSDVGEYTLGDVVERKDS is encoded by the coding sequence ATGGTACAGTGTGAGATGTGTGGGACCGAAACCCAGTCCCCGAACACGATCAAAGTGGAGGGTGCGGAACTGGATGTCTGTGACGAATGTACCGACTTCGGCACCGAGGTCAAGACCGGCGATTCTGCCTCGACTTCGACGAAATATTCGACGGGCAGTTCTTCGAGTGACTCCAGCGGCAGTTCGTCGACAACCTCAAGCGGATCCTCGGGCGGTGGGGGCGGCGGATCGCGCCGCGACATGTTCGACGAGATGGACGAACTCGTCCAGGACTTCGATCAGCGGATCCGGTCGGCTCGGGAATCAGCTGGCCTGAGTCAGTCGGAGCTTGCGGATCAACTCAACGAGAAAGCGAGCCTGATCCGCAAGCTCGAACACGGTGACCACCTTCCCAGCGACGAGGTCCAGCGAAAACTCGAAACCGAACTGGATATCGATCTGACAGAGGGCGCCGGCGAGGGCGACACCGAGTGGGAAGGGGGATCCGACGTCGGTGAGTACACTCTCGGGGACGTCGTCGAACGGAAAGACTCCTGA
- the hisC gene encoding histidinol-phosphate transaminase, which translates to MQPRDLSAHTVYRAGRGIEETARELGLDPDDLIKLSSNENALGPSPKAVAAIREHAERLHSYPKASHADLVDALAERWGVDPAQIWLGNGGDGAMDALSRAMIEPGEAVLVPDPDFTYHSMSVRYHHGEVHTYPLSKEDGFNQSPARVLESYDGERMIYLTSPHNPTGSMVTLPEVEEIAERTDEETLVVVDEAYNEFADRPSAVELVEAREDVAVVRTFSKVYGLAGLRLGYAITPQEWADAYERINTPFSASEIACRAGLAALEDDEHVEAITELVEWSREYYDEHLDAETYESGGNFVLVEVGDATEVAQRAKERGVIVRDCSSFGLPECIRVTCGTREETERAVETINEVLPS; encoded by the coding sequence ATGCAACCACGGGACCTCTCGGCGCACACTGTCTATCGAGCCGGTCGCGGGATCGAGGAGACCGCCCGCGAACTCGGCCTCGATCCGGACGATCTGATCAAACTCTCCTCGAACGAGAACGCGCTCGGCCCGAGTCCAAAGGCCGTCGCGGCGATCCGCGAGCACGCCGAGCGCCTCCATTCGTATCCGAAGGCCTCACACGCCGATCTCGTCGACGCCCTGGCCGAGCGCTGGGGTGTCGATCCCGCCCAGATCTGGCTGGGCAACGGCGGTGACGGCGCGATGGATGCCCTCTCCCGGGCAATGATCGAGCCCGGCGAGGCAGTCCTGGTCCCGGACCCGGACTTCACGTATCACTCGATGAGCGTCCGGTATCACCACGGCGAAGTCCACACCTACCCGCTTTCGAAGGAAGACGGCTTCAACCAATCTCCGGCGCGCGTCCTCGAAAGCTACGACGGCGAGCGAATGATCTATCTGACGAGCCCCCACAACCCGACCGGGTCGATGGTTACCCTCCCAGAGGTCGAGGAAATCGCCGAGCGGACCGACGAGGAGACGCTGGTAGTCGTCGACGAGGCCTACAACGAGTTCGCCGATCGCCCGAGTGCGGTCGAACTGGTCGAGGCCCGCGAGGACGTAGCCGTCGTCAGAACCTTCTCGAAGGTCTACGGTCTCGCGGGGCTTCGCCTGGGCTACGCGATCACACCGCAGGAATGGGCCGACGCCTACGAGCGGATCAACACGCCCTTTTCGGCCAGCGAGATCGCCTGCCGGGCCGGGCTCGCTGCGCTGGAGGACGACGAGCACGTCGAGGCCATCACTGAACTTGTCGAGTGGAGCCGGGAATACTACGACGAACATCTCGACGCCGAAACCTACGAGAGCGGCGGGAATTTCGTCCTCGTGGAGGTCGGAGACGCCACGGAGGTCGCCCAGCGGGCGAAAGAACGGGGCGTGATCGTCAGGGACTGTTCGAGCTTCGGCCTACCGGAATGTATTCGCGTCACCTGTGGGACGCGCGAGGAGACGGAAAGAGCCGTCGAGACGATCAACGAGGTGCTCCCGTCGTGA
- a CDS encoding LUD domain-containing protein has product MSGDTSKRTAAGTSKRAKAAKIREIMDQEGAAIETNTQGFNDGRYESVARLQDYEGLKDEARAIKEDAIERLPELIEELREQIEANGGTVHLAEDAAEANEYIESIVADADADSVAKSKSMTTEELAVNEHLEDAGVDVVETDLGEWVLQVAEEAPSHLVAPAIHKSREEIARLFEAQFDPDVPLETAEDLTNFAREQLADDIANADIGMTGANFLTADSGTMALVTSEGNARKTVASTDTHVAVAGVEKIVPSVEDLQPFVELIGRSGTGHDITSYVSLLTPPIDAPTFDGETFGDPDDRDFHLVLVDNGRMAMREDEDLEETLYCIRCSACANSCANFQQVGGHAFGGETYTGGIATGWEAGIGGEESAAEFNDLCTGCSRCTEACPVGIDIPWINTVVRDRLNRGDDPDAFDHLVTGLTPDPEPAGIDLQKRFFGNFSTVAKLGSAFAPVSNWVAGAAPSRWIAEKLLGVDRRREMPEFTRGTLRKWANGRDPPADPDREVVLLADTYTNYMHVERGKATIRALEALGCQVHVADVSESGRAALSQGMIATARDHAEAVAESLEPHLEAGRDVIVVEPSDLAMLRNDYERLLDEETFDRIAANSYEVLEYVYGLVENGADLEALADGNGEEIAYHSHCQQRTLGLDAHTEAILDRLGFDLATSEVECCGMAGSFGFKQQYYDVSMAVGDDLRDQFTTPDTEDRTVVASGTSCHDQLTDLLDRGVTHPIELIAPSG; this is encoded by the coding sequence ATGAGCGGAGACACGTCCAAACGGACCGCTGCGGGCACCTCGAAACGCGCCAAGGCGGCGAAGATCCGCGAGATCATGGACCAGGAAGGGGCGGCCATCGAGACGAACACCCAGGGGTTCAACGACGGCCGCTACGAGTCGGTCGCCCGCCTGCAGGACTACGAGGGACTCAAAGACGAGGCACGAGCGATCAAGGAAGACGCCATCGAACGGTTACCGGAATTGATCGAGGAGTTACGGGAACAGATCGAGGCCAACGGCGGGACGGTTCATCTCGCCGAGGACGCCGCCGAGGCCAACGAGTATATCGAATCGATCGTCGCGGACGCGGATGCGGACTCGGTCGCAAAGAGCAAGTCGATGACGACCGAGGAACTGGCGGTCAACGAACACCTCGAAGACGCGGGTGTCGACGTCGTCGAGACCGATCTCGGCGAGTGGGTCCTCCAGGTCGCCGAGGAAGCCCCGTCACACCTGGTCGCGCCCGCCATTCACAAGTCCCGCGAGGAGATCGCCCGTCTGTTCGAGGCGCAGTTCGACCCCGACGTCCCCTTAGAGACAGCCGAAGATCTGACGAACTTCGCACGGGAGCAACTCGCTGACGACATCGCCAACGCGGACATCGGGATGACTGGCGCGAACTTTCTGACGGCCGATTCGGGGACGATGGCCCTCGTCACGAGTGAAGGCAACGCCCGCAAAACGGTTGCGAGTACTGACACCCACGTCGCCGTCGCGGGGGTCGAGAAGATCGTCCCGAGCGTCGAGGATCTCCAGCCTTTCGTGGAGTTGATCGGCCGCTCGGGGACAGGCCACGACATCACCTCCTACGTCTCGCTGTTGACACCGCCGATCGACGCGCCGACGTTCGACGGCGAGACGTTCGGCGACCCGGACGACCGGGACTTTCACCTCGTGTTGGTCGACAACGGTCGGATGGCCATGCGCGAGGACGAAGATCTCGAAGAGACGTTGTACTGCATCCGGTGTTCGGCGTGTGCGAACTCGTGTGCGAACTTCCAGCAGGTCGGCGGACACGCCTTCGGTGGCGAGACGTACACCGGTGGCATTGCCACGGGCTGGGAGGCCGGGATCGGTGGCGAAGAAAGCGCCGCGGAGTTCAACGACCTCTGTACCGGGTGCAGTCGCTGTACGGAAGCCTGTCCGGTCGGGATCGACATCCCCTGGATCAACACCGTCGTTCGCGATCGGCTCAACCGCGGCGACGATCCGGACGCGTTCGACCACCTCGTGACGGGGTTGACGCCGGACCCGGAGCCAGCGGGGATCGATCTCCAGAAGCGGTTCTTCGGGAACTTCTCGACGGTCGCGAAACTCGGGAGCGCGTTCGCCCCGGTGTCGAACTGGGTCGCTGGGGCAGCTCCCTCTCGGTGGATCGCCGAGAAACTGCTGGGGGTCGATCGCCGCCGCGAGATGCCGGAGTTCACCCGCGGGACGCTCCGCAAGTGGGCGAACGGTCGTGACCCTCCCGCGGATCCCGACCGCGAGGTCGTCCTGCTTGCGGATACCTACACGAACTACATGCACGTCGAGCGCGGGAAGGCGACGATCCGGGCGCTAGAGGCACTGGGCTGTCAGGTCCACGTCGCCGACGTCTCAGAAAGCGGCCGGGCTGCACTCTCTCAGGGCATGATCGCGACAGCCCGTGATCACGCCGAAGCGGTGGCCGAGTCCCTGGAACCACACCTCGAAGCGGGTCGGGACGTGATCGTGGTCGAGCCCAGCGATCTCGCCATGCTTCGCAACGACTACGAGCGGTTGCTTGACGAGGAGACGTTCGACCGAATCGCGGCCAATAGCTACGAGGTGCTTGAGTACGTCTATGGTCTCGTCGAGAATGGGGCCGATCTCGAGGCACTCGCCGACGGCAACGGCGAGGAGATCGCCTATCACAGCCACTGTCAGCAGCGGACGCTCGGTCTGGATGCCCACACGGAGGCGATCCTCGATCGGCTCGGATTCGATCTCGCCACATCCGAGGTCGAGTGCTGTGGCATGGCTGGCTCGTTCGGCTTCAAACAGCAGTACTACGACGTGAGTATGGCCGTCGGCGACGATCTCCGTGACCAGTTCACGACGCCCGACACCGAAGACCGAACGGTCGTCGCCAGCGGGACTTCCTGTCACGATCAGTTGACCGATCTGCTCGATCGGGGCGTCACGCATCCGATCGAGTTGATCGCGCCGAGCGGGTAG
- a CDS encoding VIT1/CCC1 transporter family protein produces the protein MSSRLSTLRELLADEDVRSISRRYFISNGFDGTLTSIGIIVGSFLGGNQAAMDIVRVVAGGTVGLAASGVWSVWEIERAEKLAELKRIEEKMLSGLEDTELHDRKGEARKINAAMSGLGPTIGMLLPIVPYFFVDIAFSLLWATVLGVAIGVGLLFVFGAYMGNISEQNWVIAGLRTGLVGLVVGGVNIILPG, from the coding sequence GTGTCCTCAAGACTGTCCACACTCCGGGAACTCCTCGCCGACGAGGACGTCCGGTCGATCTCCAGACGCTACTTCATCTCCAACGGGTTCGACGGGACGCTGACCAGCATCGGCATCATCGTTGGATCGTTCCTCGGTGGGAACCAGGCTGCCATGGACATCGTCCGGGTCGTCGCCGGCGGGACCGTCGGACTGGCCGCCTCCGGCGTCTGGAGTGTCTGGGAAATCGAACGCGCCGAAAAACTCGCCGAACTGAAACGCATCGAAGAGAAGATGCTTTCTGGGCTCGAAGACACGGAACTCCACGATCGGAAGGGCGAGGCCCGGAAGATCAACGCGGCGATGAGCGGTCTGGGACCAACGATCGGCATGCTGTTGCCGATCGTCCCCTACTTCTTCGTCGACATCGCGTTCTCCCTGTTGTGGGCGACAGTCCTCGGCGTGGCGATCGGCGTCGGTCTCCTGTTCGTCTTCGGGGCGTACATGGGCAATATTTCCGAGCAGAACTGGGTGATCGCTGGACTCCGAACCGGTCTCGTCGGTCTGGTGGTTGGCGGGGTTAACATCATTCTGCCCGGATGA
- a CDS encoding response regulator produces MTDQSDSTTVLVVEDERHLADLYAEYLSDSYGVQTAYGGEQAIETLGPEFDIVLLDRRMPVVSGNEVLATIEERGLDLQVAMVTAVDPDFEIIDLGVDDYLVKPVSKDTLVDVVERLETVSTYNERRRKLTSKKLKRNVLEVEKPQPELAASERFARLESEIEELEATVEALASDLERSEIERQD; encoded by the coding sequence GTGACCGACCAGAGCGATTCGACGACCGTACTCGTCGTCGAGGACGAACGACATCTCGCCGATCTCTATGCCGAATATCTCTCGGACTCCTATGGCGTGCAGACGGCCTACGGGGGCGAGCAGGCGATCGAGACTCTCGGGCCGGAGTTCGATATCGTCCTGCTGGATCGGCGGATGCCAGTCGTCTCCGGGAACGAGGTACTCGCGACGATCGAGGAACGTGGGCTAGATCTCCAGGTCGCCATGGTGACGGCCGTCGATCCGGACTTCGAGATTATCGACCTCGGCGTCGACGATTACCTAGTCAAACCCGTCAGCAAGGATACGCTCGTCGACGTCGTCGAGCGCTTAGAGACGGTCTCGACGTACAACGAGCGGCGACGCAAGCTCACCTCCAAGAAACTCAAACGCAACGTCCTCGAGGTCGAGAAGCCACAGCCGGAACTAGCGGCTAGCGAGCGTTTCGCCAGGCTCGAATCCGAAATCGAGGAACTCGAGGCGACGGTCGAAGCGTTGGCGTCGGATCTCGAGCGCTCGGAGATCGAACGTCAGGACTGA
- a CDS encoding DUF211 domain-containing protein: MSSMKRLVLDILKPNEIENATFARTLADLDGVEGTNVSLLESDKEVQNLKITIEGEAIDETAVADAVENLGGTIHSVDEVVCGERLVEESSTHQD; encoded by the coding sequence ATGAGTTCGATGAAGCGACTCGTTCTCGACATCCTGAAGCCCAACGAGATCGAGAACGCGACCTTTGCACGGACGCTGGCGGATCTAGACGGCGTCGAAGGGACGAACGTGTCGCTACTTGAGTCCGACAAGGAGGTACAGAACCTCAAGATCACCATCGAGGGGGAGGCGATCGACGAGACCGCCGTCGCCGATGCCGTCGAGAACCTCGGCGGGACGATCCACTCGGTCGACGAGGTGGTCTGTGGCGAACGGCTCGTCGAAGAGAGTTCGACCCATCAAGACTGA
- a CDS encoding CDP-alcohol phosphatidyltransferase family protein: MTLDQLRPLSDRLLEPFVVASVRIGLTPNVVSVLALLVAGGAAGAFYLGGSAPVWYLAAAGLVFANGWLDLLDGAIARELDTESAAGDLLDHVFDRYADLLLLIGLAAGIGRWDLGVAAITGVLMTSYLGTQAQAVGLDRVYGGLLGRADRLALMGFGALLAAVVTESVYGLSAIGWLLVVFAVVGHLTAIQRFYYAMGDLE, from the coding sequence ATGACGCTGGATCAACTCCGTCCGCTGTCCGATCGGTTACTCGAACCGTTCGTCGTGGCCAGCGTACGGATCGGCCTGACGCCGAACGTCGTCAGCGTCCTCGCGTTGCTTGTGGCCGGCGGTGCGGCCGGTGCGTTCTATCTCGGCGGTTCGGCTCCCGTCTGGTATCTCGCTGCAGCTGGCCTGGTGTTTGCCAACGGCTGGCTGGACCTGCTCGACGGCGCGATCGCGCGTGAACTGGACACTGAATCGGCCGCTGGCGATCTGCTCGATCACGTTTTCGACCGCTACGCCGATCTGTTGTTGTTGATCGGACTCGCGGCCGGCATCGGCCGCTGGGACCTCGGCGTCGCCGCGATCACGGGCGTGTTGATGACCTCCTATCTGGGAACGCAAGCACAGGCGGTCGGCCTGGATCGCGTCTACGGTGGCCTGCTCGGCCGTGCGGATCGCCTGGCACTCATGGGTTTCGGGGCTCTTCTGGCCGCCGTCGTGACCGAATCTGTCTACGGACTGTCCGCAATCGGCTGGCTGCTGGTGGTCTTTGCCGTCGTCGGCCACTTGACCGCAATCCAGCGATTCTACTACGCGATGGGTGACCTCGAGTAA
- a CDS encoding adenylate kinase family protein: MRVAVTGTPGTGKTTASERVETDLDVIHLNDVITREGLTQGIDDDRDSAIADLDAVETWLDDRDDVLVESHLAHHLPMDRVIVLRCHPETIEERLVEGGEGEQSAEENAESEALDVILAEAVDEHGSDSVYEIETTDRSPSSVAEEIEAVVEGDREPSAGSVSYIEYL; the protein is encoded by the coding sequence GTGAGAGTCGCCGTCACCGGGACACCCGGGACGGGCAAGACCACGGCGAGCGAACGTGTCGAGACTGATCTCGATGTAATCCACCTCAACGATGTGATAACGCGTGAGGGACTGACCCAAGGGATCGACGACGATCGGGATTCGGCGATCGCCGATCTCGATGCTGTCGAGACGTGGCTCGACGATCGGGACGACGTGCTCGTCGAGTCCCATCTCGCACACCACCTTCCGATGGATCGCGTCATCGTATTGCGGTGCCATCCAGAGACCATCGAGGAGCGGCTTGTAGAGGGTGGCGAAGGAGAGCAAAGCGCCGAAGAGAACGCCGAGAGCGAGGCCCTCGACGTAATCCTCGCCGAAGCCGTCGACGAACACGGGTCCGACTCAGTCTACGAGATCGAGACGACCGATCGCTCGCCCTCGTCGGTTGCCGAGGAGATCGAAGCCGTCGTCGAGGGGGATCGCGAGCCCAGCGCAGGGTCCGTTTCGTATATCGAGTACCTATGA
- a CDS encoding MarR family transcriptional regulator, giving the protein MSITETPQVEAVEEPGWEAVEDLPPSAKLVAKSLEYNESLTQSQLAEETLLPGRTVRYALSRLEEVGVVDSRFSFSDARKRVYTLAIE; this is encoded by the coding sequence ATGAGCATCACAGAGACACCACAGGTCGAAGCGGTAGAGGAACCCGGTTGGGAAGCCGTCGAGGATCTTCCGCCGAGCGCCAAACTCGTCGCCAAATCCCTGGAGTACAACGAGAGCCTGACTCAAAGTCAGCTGGCCGAGGAGACGTTGCTGCCGGGCCGGACCGTCCGGTACGCCCTCAGTCGGCTGGAGGAGGTCGGCGTCGTCGATTCGCGGTTCTCCTTTTCGGATGCCCGCAAACGGGTGTACACGCTCGCCATCGAGTGA
- the dinB gene encoding DNA polymerase IV, giving the protein MSRPGQLPVETHDDERIVCHVDADCFYAACERLREPELEGEPVVVGMGYEAGESHGAVATASYEAREHGAESAQSIEEALEHLGRRAADPKDEPTAYYRPVDMDYYERVSADVESILRASADIVRKVSIDEAYLDVTDRTDWREVEAFAGGLKAQISEEVGVTVSIGVAPSMSAAKIASDADKPDGLVVVEPGDVRSFLAPMDVERIHNVGPTTARELREMGIETAGDLAGANPDQLRDRFGERGVAVYRYARGEDDREVTPRDDPKSLSRESAFSEPIEDFERLCERVRTLAGAVADRASRKGALYGTIGIKVVEPPFDVRTRARSLSGPVDDPDLLERIAVDLLGEFDGAAVRKVGVRVSNLSFTEREQTSLAGFDDRSHSASDGGRHDEGRTDHSPEPRGQTSLQDFS; this is encoded by the coding sequence ATGTCTCGCCCGGGGCAGCTACCAGTCGAGACGCACGACGACGAGCGAATCGTCTGTCACGTCGACGCCGACTGCTTTTACGCTGCCTGCGAGCGGTTGCGCGAGCCGGAGCTGGAGGGCGAACCTGTCGTCGTCGGCATGGGCTACGAGGCGGGTGAGTCCCACGGCGCGGTCGCGACGGCGAGTTACGAGGCCCGCGAACATGGCGCCGAGAGCGCCCAATCGATCGAAGAAGCACTCGAACACTTGGGACGGCGCGCTGCCGACCCCAAAGATGAACCGACCGCGTACTACCGACCGGTCGACATGGACTACTACGAGCGCGTCAGCGCAGACGTCGAGTCGATCCTCCGGGCCTCGGCCGACATCGTCCGAAAGGTGAGCATCGACGAGGCCTACCTCGACGTGACCGACCGGACCGACTGGCGCGAGGTCGAGGCCTTCGCCGGCGGTCTCAAGGCACAGATCTCCGAGGAGGTCGGTGTGACGGTGAGCATCGGCGTTGCCCCATCGATGAGCGCGGCGAAGATAGCTAGCGACGCCGACAAGCCCGACGGGCTGGTCGTGGTCGAACCCGGCGACGTCCGGAGCTTTCTCGCCCCGATGGATGTCGAACGCATCCACAACGTCGGGCCGACGACGGCCCGTGAATTGCGTGAGATGGGCATCGAGACGGCTGGCGACCTGGCAGGTGCCAACCCCGACCAACTCCGTGACCGCTTCGGCGAACGTGGGGTAGCGGTCTACCGATACGCGCGCGGCGAGGACGACCGCGAGGTGACGCCGCGGGACGACCCAAAGAGTCTCTCGCGGGAATCAGCGTTTTCCGAGCCTATCGAGGACTTCGAGCGGCTCTGTGAGCGCGTGCGGACGCTCGCCGGGGCGGTCGCTGACCGGGCGAGTCGGAAAGGCGCACTCTACGGGACGATCGGAATCAAAGTCGTCGAACCGCCCTTCGACGTTCGGACGCGGGCCAGATCACTGTCAGGACCCGTCGACGACCCCGACCTCCTCGAACGGATTGCCGTCGATCTCCTCGGGGAATTCGACGGGGCGGCCGTCCGGAAAGTCGGCGTTCGGGTCTCGAACCTGTCGTTCACCGAGCGCGAGCAAACCAGCCTCGCCGGCTTCGATGACAGATCTCACTCGGCGAGTGACGGGGGACGCCACGACGAGGGACGTACCGACCACTCGCCGGAACCACGCGGACAAACGTCGCTCCAGGACTTCTCGTGA